In Fusarium oxysporum f. sp. lycopersici 4287 chromosome 12, whole genome shotgun sequence, one DNA window encodes the following:
- a CDS encoding rhamnogalacturonate lyase C codes for MVLFSLKSLALVAGLISHTLAELTTAENSTHISLSNKRFAVVLAKSSGHIIDATLDGQDLLGPLSGNSGKGPYVDCSCIPTGFWTPGSTADLRLVKGTDSTGTKYGGIIMSDTYKPTNQTLSQYFFLRGEETGLHAFTRLTYFNASKPFLRDLGELRTLFRPNTKLWTHFSTSEGNYGPLPDASGALTVQDATWYVGNKTDDPYVEQYSDYWTKYSLSESWRNHDVHGQFSDGSTSSDGSTFGAWLVHNTRETYYGGPLHSDLVVDGIVYNYIVSGHHGAPMPNITHGFDRTWGPQFYYFNKGDKDASLADLRADAAKYADPEWNVKFYDSIAEHVPNFTPSAKRTTYSGKVKLPKGAKKPIIVLSENKQDFQLNVFNTKSLQYWAEIDESGSFSIPQVVDGVYRVTIYADEVFGWFIKDDTRISKSHNKGSFTWKEDNAGKELWRIGTPDKSSGEYLHGYAPDTSKPLQPEQYRIYWGKYDFVEDFPKGVSFHIGKDKEAEDLNYVHWSFIAAKGNHLRSENYYDNVNNWTITFDLTKPQLRSVKTATFTVQLAGVRTGNGNAKWTPVNDRFNSNLPWTVNVNGGYEDTWVIPYWRSGSCAVRSAVACQNIEHKFEFPASKLKSGRNEFVLSLPYNASSVETALLPDTLYVQYDALRLEVK; via the coding sequence ATGGTGCTCTTCTCGTTGAAGTCGTTGGCTTTGGTCGCTGGGCTAATCAGCCATACTTTAGCCGAATTGACTACTGCTGAGAACTCAACCCACATCTCCCTCTCCAACAAGCGATTCGCAGTTGTCCTCGCTAAATCCAGCGGACACATCATCGATGCTACTCTCGATGGCCAAGATCTGCTCGGACCGCTGAGCGGAAACAGCGGCAAGGGTCCCTATGTCGACTGCTCTTGTATCCCAACCGGTTTCTGGACACCGGGTAGCACCGCTGATCTCCGCCTTGTCAAAGGCACTGATTCTACTGGAACAAAGTATGGTGGAATTATTATGAGCGACACCTACAAGCCCACCAACCAGACTCTGTCGCAGTACTTCTTCCTTAGAGGTGAAGAGACTGGTCTGCATGCGTTTACCCGCCTTACATACTTCAATGCGTCAAAGCCCTTTTTGCGCGACCTTGGCGAATTACGCACCCTGTTCAGGCCGAATACCAAGCTTTGGACCCATTTCTCCACCAGCGAAGGGAACTATGGTCCTCTGCCAGACGCTTCCGGTGCCTTGACAGTCCAAGATGCTACTTGGTATGTCGGCAACAAAACCGATGACCCATATGTGGAGCAATACTCGGACTACTGGACCAAGTACAGTCTTTCAGAGAGCTGGCGTAACCATGACGTTCATGGCCAATTCAGCGACGGATCCACCAGTTCTGATGGAAGTACATTCGGCGCATGGCTGGTTCACAACACGCGAGAGACATACTACGGCGGACCCTTGCACTCCGACCTCGTCGTTGATGGTATCGTGTATAATTACATTGTATCTGGGCACCACGGCGCACCGATGCCGAACATTACCCATGGCTTTGATCGAACCTGGGGTCCTCAGTTTTACTACTTCAACAAAGGCGATAAAGACGCAAGCCTTGCCGATCTCCgagctgatgctgccaagTACGCGGATCCAGAGTGGAATGTAAAGTTCTACGACAGCATTGCCGAGCATGTCCCGAACTTTACACCTTCAGCAAAACGAACTACCTATAGTGGCAAAGTGAAGCTTCCCAAGGGCGCAAAGAAGCCGATTATTGTTCTTTCTGAGAACAAGCAGGATTTCCAGCTCAATGTGTTCAATACCAAGTCGCTTCAGTATTGggctgagattgatgagTCTGGAAGTTTCAGCATTCCTCAAGTCGTCGACGGAGTGTATAGAGTCACTATCTACGCTGATGAAGTCTTTGGATGGTTCATCAAAGACGACACTCGCATTTCTAAATCTCACAACAAGGGTAGTTTCACATGGAAAGAAGACAATGCTGGCAAAGAGCTCTGGCGTATTGGAACACCAGACAAGTCCTCAGGGGAGTACCTTCACGGATATGCGCCTGATACCTCAAAACCTCTTCAACCCGAGCAGTACCGCATTTACTGGGGCAAATACGActttgttgaagattttCCAAAGGGCGTCAGCTTTCACATCGGAAAGGATAAGGAAGCTGAAGACTTGAACTACGTTCACTGGTCCTTCATCGCTGCAAAGGGAAACCACCTGCGATCAGAGAATTACTACGACAACGTCAACAACTGGACCATAACCTTTGACCTAACCAAGCCTCAACTCAGAAGTGTCAAAACAGCTACCTTCACAGTCCAACTCGCAGGTGTACGTACTGGAAACGGTAACGCGAAGTGGACACCCGTCAACGATCGTTTCAACAGCAATCTCCCCTGGACCGTCAACGTCAACGGAGGCTATGAAGATACATGGGTGATTCCCTACTGGCGAAGCGGTTCGTGTGCTGTTCGCAGCGCGGTAGCTTGTCAGAACATTGAGCACAAGTTTGAGTTTCCAGCTTCGAAGCTGAAATCTGGAAGGAATGAGTTTGTGTTGAGTTTGCCGTATAATGCTTCTAGTGTTGAGACGGCGCTTTTGCCTGATACGCTTTATGTACAGTATGATGCTTTGAGGTTGGAGGTTAAGTAG